A genomic window from Equus asinus isolate D_3611 breed Donkey chromosome 25, EquAss-T2T_v2, whole genome shotgun sequence includes:
- the OTUD7B gene encoding OTU domain-containing protein 7B isoform X1, with protein sequence MTLDMDAVLSDFVRSTGAEPGLARDLLEGKNWDVSAALSDFEQLRQVHAGNLPLPFSERSGGSRTPEKGFSDRESTRPPRPTLQRQDDIVQEKRLSRGISHASSSIVSLARSHVSSNGGGGGSSEHPLEMPICAFQLPDLTVYNEDFRSFIERDLIEQSMLVALEQAGRLNWWVSVDPTCQRLLPLATTGDGNCLLHAASLGMWGFHDRDLMLRKALYALMEKGAEKEALKRRWRWQQTQQNKESGLVYTEDEWQKEWNELIKLASSEPRMHLGTNGANCGGVESSEEPVYESLEEFHVFVLAHVLRRPIVVVADTMLRDSGGEAFAPIPFGGIYLPLEVPASQCHRSPLVLAYDQAHFSALVSMEQKENAKDQAVIPLTDSEHKLLPLHFAVDPGKGWEWGKDDSDNVRLASVILSLEVKLHLLHGYMNVKWIPVSSDAQAPLAQPESPTASAGDEPRSTPESGESDKESVGSSSTSNEGSKRKEKSKRDREKDKKRADSVANKLGSFGKTLGSKLKKNMGGLMHSKGSKTAGMGTGSGVSSGTETLEKKKKNSLKSWKGGKEEAAGDGPVSEKPTSESAGNGGSKYSQEVMQSLSIMRIAMQGEGKFIFVGTLKMGHRHQYQEEMIQRYLSDAEERFLAEQKQKEAERKIMNGGVGSGPPPAKKPEPDGGEELLTAPQAESKAMAFSPGCSGGFTIPRPSGGGVHCQEPRRQLAGGPCGGGLPPYATFPRQCPPGRPYPHQDSVPSLEPGSHSKDGVHRGALLPAAFRVADSYRNGYREPPEPDGWAGGPRGLPPTQTKCKQPNCSFYGHPETNNFCSCCYREELRRREREPGGELLVHRF encoded by the exons GAAAGAATTGGGACGTGAGTGCCGCCCTCAGTGATTTTGAACAGCTACGTCAAGTCCATGCTGGGAACCTGCCCCTGCCCTTTAGTGAACGGAGTGGTGGCTCCAGGACCCCTGAGAAAGGGTTTTCTGATAGAGAGTCTACTCGCCCTCCCCGACCCACCCTACAGCGGCAGGATGACATCGTTCAAG AAAAACGCCTGTCTAGGGGCATCTCCCACGCCAGTTCCAGCATTGTTTCCCTGGCCCGGTCCCATGTCTCCTCcaatggtgggggtggggggagcagtgAGCACCCCCTGGAAATGCCCATCTGTGCCTTCCAGCTTCCAGATCTCACTGTGTACAATGAAGACTTCCGCAGCTTCATAGAGAGAGACCTCATTGAACAGTCCATGCTGGTCGCTTTGGAACAGGCAG GGCGTTTGAACTGGTGGGTAAGTGTGGATCCCACCTGTCAGAGGTTGCTTCCTTTGGCAACAACTGGAGATGGAAACTGCCTCCTGCATGCAGCCTCTCTTG GGATGTGGGGTTTCCACGATCGGGACTTGATGCTGCGGAAGGCTTTGTATGCGCTCATGGAGAAGGGAGCCGAGAAGGAGGCATTAAAACGGCGCTGGAGGTGGCAGCAGACACAGCAGAATAAAGAG TCAGGGCTGGTATACACAGAGGATGAATGGCAGAAGGAATGGAATGAGCTGATCAAGCTTGCCTCAAGTGAACCTCGCATGCATCTAGGTACCAATGGAGCCAATTGTGGTGG GGTGGAGAGTTCAGAGGAGCCTGTGTATGAGAGCCTAGAAGAATTCCACGTCTTTGTCCTTGCCCATGTGCTTAGGAGGCCCATAGTCGTCGTGGCAGACACCATGCTGAGGGACTCCGGCGGGGAAG CATTCGCCCCTATTCCCTTTGGGGGAATCTATCTGCCCTTGGAGGTCCCAGCCAGCCAGTGTCACCGCTCCCCTCTGGTGCTTGCCTATGATCAGGCCCACTTTTCTGCACTTGTGTCCATGGAGCAGAAGGAGAATGCCAAGGACCAAG ctgTGATCCCACTTACAGATTCAGAGCATAAGCTGCTGCCCTTGCACTTTGCTGTGGACCCTGGAAAGGGCTGGGAATGGGGCAAAGATGACAGTGACAATGTCCGACTGGCCAG TGTAATCCTGTCCCTAGAGGTCAAGTTGCATTTGCTTCATGGCTACATGAATGTGAAGTGGATCCCGGTGTCCTCTGATGCACAG GCTCCCCTGGCCCAGCCTGAGTCCCCCACAGCCTCAGCTGGAGATGAGCCCCGGTCTACTCCTGAGTCTGGGGAATCAGACAAGGAGTCAGTTGGCAGCAGTTCTACCAGCAATGAGGGCAGCAAGCGGAAAGAGAAGTCAAAACGAGATCGGGAGAAGGACAAGAAGAGAGCAGATTCCGTGGCTAACAAATTGGGCAGCTTTGGCAAAACCTTGGGCAGCAAGCTCAAGAAGAACATGGGAGGCCTGATGCACAGCAAGGGTTCTAAGACTGCAGGGATGGGAACGGGGTCGGGGGTAAGCAGTGGCACAGAGAcactggagaagaagaagaaaaactcgctGAAGAGCTGGAAGGGTGGCAAAGAGGAGGCAGCTGGGGACGGGCCTGTATCTGAGAAGCCCACATCTGAGTCTGCTGGTAATGGAGGGAGCAAGTATAGCCAGGAGGTGATGCAAAGCCTGAGCATTATGAGGATTGCGATGCAAGGGGAGGGGAAGTTTATTTTTGTTGGAACCCTGAAGATGGGTCACCGTCACCAATATCAGGAGGAGATGATCCAGCGCTACCTTTCTGATGCTGAGGAGAGATTCCTGGcagagcagaagcagaaggaggcagagaggaagatcATGAATGGAGGGGTAGGGAGTGGGCCTCCTCCAGCCAAAAAGCCAGAGCCAGATGGCGGGGAGGAGCTGCTGACTGCCCCCCAGGCAGAGTCCAAGGCAATGGCGTTCTCTCCTGGCTGCTCTGGGGGCTTTACTATCCCTCGGCCTTCTGGGGGTGGAGTCCACTGCCAGGAACCGCGGAGGCAGTTGGCAGGGGGTCCATGTGGGGGGGGCCTACCACCATATGCCACCTTCCCCAGACAATGCCCTCCTGGGCGACCCTACCCCCATCAGGACAGCGTCCCTTCTCTGGAGCCAGGCAGTCACTCTAAGGATGGAGTTCACAGGGGTGCATTGCTACCAGCTGCTTTCCGCGTGGCTGATTCCTATCGCAACGGCTACAGAGAGCCCCCTGAGCCAGATGGATGGGCTGGAGGTCCCCGGGGGCTTCCCCCAACCCAGACCAAATGCAAACAGCCGAACTGCAGCTTCTATGGACACCCTGAGACAAACAACTTCTGTTCCTGCTGTTACAGGGAAGAACTGAGGAGGAGGGAACGTGAACCCGGTGGGGAGTTGCTGGTGCACAGGTTCTGA
- the OTUD7B gene encoding OTU domain-containing protein 7B isoform X2 has protein sequence MLGTCPCPLVNGVVAPGPLRKGFLIESLLALPDPPYSGRMTSFKLPDLTVYNEDFRSFIERDLIEQSMLVALEQAGRLNWWVSVDPTCQRLLPLATTGDGNCLLHAASLGMWGFHDRDLMLRKALYALMEKGAEKEALKRRWRWQQTQQNKESGLVYTEDEWQKEWNELIKLASSEPRMHLGTNGANCGGVESSEEPVYESLEEFHVFVLAHVLRRPIVVVADTMLRDSGGEAFAPIPFGGIYLPLEVPASQCHRSPLVLAYDQAHFSALVSMEQKENAKDQAVIPLTDSEHKLLPLHFAVDPGKGWEWGKDDSDNVRLASVILSLEVKLHLLHGYMNVKWIPVSSDAQAPLAQPESPTASAGDEPRSTPESGESDKESVGSSSTSNEGSKRKEKSKRDREKDKKRADSVANKLGSFGKTLGSKLKKNMGGLMHSKGSKTAGMGTGSGVSSGTETLEKKKKNSLKSWKGGKEEAAGDGPVSEKPTSESAGNGGSKYSQEVMQSLSIMRIAMQGEGKFIFVGTLKMGHRHQYQEEMIQRYLSDAEERFLAEQKQKEAERKIMNGGVGSGPPPAKKPEPDGGEELLTAPQAESKAMAFSPGCSGGFTIPRPSGGGVHCQEPRRQLAGGPCGGGLPPYATFPRQCPPGRPYPHQDSVPSLEPGSHSKDGVHRGALLPAAFRVADSYRNGYREPPEPDGWAGGPRGLPPTQTKCKQPNCSFYGHPETNNFCSCCYREELRRREREPGGELLVHRF, from the exons ATGCTGGGAACCTGCCCCTGCCCTTTAGTGAACGGAGTGGTGGCTCCAGGACCCCTGAGAAAGGGTTTTCTGATAGAGAGTCTACTCGCCCTCCCCGACCCACCCTACAGCGGCAGGATGACATCGTTCAAG CTTCCAGATCTCACTGTGTACAATGAAGACTTCCGCAGCTTCATAGAGAGAGACCTCATTGAACAGTCCATGCTGGTCGCTTTGGAACAGGCAG GGCGTTTGAACTGGTGGGTAAGTGTGGATCCCACCTGTCAGAGGTTGCTTCCTTTGGCAACAACTGGAGATGGAAACTGCCTCCTGCATGCAGCCTCTCTTG GGATGTGGGGTTTCCACGATCGGGACTTGATGCTGCGGAAGGCTTTGTATGCGCTCATGGAGAAGGGAGCCGAGAAGGAGGCATTAAAACGGCGCTGGAGGTGGCAGCAGACACAGCAGAATAAAGAG TCAGGGCTGGTATACACAGAGGATGAATGGCAGAAGGAATGGAATGAGCTGATCAAGCTTGCCTCAAGTGAACCTCGCATGCATCTAGGTACCAATGGAGCCAATTGTGGTGG GGTGGAGAGTTCAGAGGAGCCTGTGTATGAGAGCCTAGAAGAATTCCACGTCTTTGTCCTTGCCCATGTGCTTAGGAGGCCCATAGTCGTCGTGGCAGACACCATGCTGAGGGACTCCGGCGGGGAAG CATTCGCCCCTATTCCCTTTGGGGGAATCTATCTGCCCTTGGAGGTCCCAGCCAGCCAGTGTCACCGCTCCCCTCTGGTGCTTGCCTATGATCAGGCCCACTTTTCTGCACTTGTGTCCATGGAGCAGAAGGAGAATGCCAAGGACCAAG ctgTGATCCCACTTACAGATTCAGAGCATAAGCTGCTGCCCTTGCACTTTGCTGTGGACCCTGGAAAGGGCTGGGAATGGGGCAAAGATGACAGTGACAATGTCCGACTGGCCAG TGTAATCCTGTCCCTAGAGGTCAAGTTGCATTTGCTTCATGGCTACATGAATGTGAAGTGGATCCCGGTGTCCTCTGATGCACAG GCTCCCCTGGCCCAGCCTGAGTCCCCCACAGCCTCAGCTGGAGATGAGCCCCGGTCTACTCCTGAGTCTGGGGAATCAGACAAGGAGTCAGTTGGCAGCAGTTCTACCAGCAATGAGGGCAGCAAGCGGAAAGAGAAGTCAAAACGAGATCGGGAGAAGGACAAGAAGAGAGCAGATTCCGTGGCTAACAAATTGGGCAGCTTTGGCAAAACCTTGGGCAGCAAGCTCAAGAAGAACATGGGAGGCCTGATGCACAGCAAGGGTTCTAAGACTGCAGGGATGGGAACGGGGTCGGGGGTAAGCAGTGGCACAGAGAcactggagaagaagaagaaaaactcgctGAAGAGCTGGAAGGGTGGCAAAGAGGAGGCAGCTGGGGACGGGCCTGTATCTGAGAAGCCCACATCTGAGTCTGCTGGTAATGGAGGGAGCAAGTATAGCCAGGAGGTGATGCAAAGCCTGAGCATTATGAGGATTGCGATGCAAGGGGAGGGGAAGTTTATTTTTGTTGGAACCCTGAAGATGGGTCACCGTCACCAATATCAGGAGGAGATGATCCAGCGCTACCTTTCTGATGCTGAGGAGAGATTCCTGGcagagcagaagcagaaggaggcagagaggaagatcATGAATGGAGGGGTAGGGAGTGGGCCTCCTCCAGCCAAAAAGCCAGAGCCAGATGGCGGGGAGGAGCTGCTGACTGCCCCCCAGGCAGAGTCCAAGGCAATGGCGTTCTCTCCTGGCTGCTCTGGGGGCTTTACTATCCCTCGGCCTTCTGGGGGTGGAGTCCACTGCCAGGAACCGCGGAGGCAGTTGGCAGGGGGTCCATGTGGGGGGGGCCTACCACCATATGCCACCTTCCCCAGACAATGCCCTCCTGGGCGACCCTACCCCCATCAGGACAGCGTCCCTTCTCTGGAGCCAGGCAGTCACTCTAAGGATGGAGTTCACAGGGGTGCATTGCTACCAGCTGCTTTCCGCGTGGCTGATTCCTATCGCAACGGCTACAGAGAGCCCCCTGAGCCAGATGGATGGGCTGGAGGTCCCCGGGGGCTTCCCCCAACCCAGACCAAATGCAAACAGCCGAACTGCAGCTTCTATGGACACCCTGAGACAAACAACTTCTGTTCCTGCTGTTACAGGGAAGAACTGAGGAGGAGGGAACGTGAACCCGGTGGGGAGTTGCTGGTGCACAGGTTCTGA